AATCCACATCATCCACCGCTTGTGCGGGTCCCCGTCAATTCCTTTGAGTTTTAATCTTGCGACCGTACTCCCCAGGCGGTCAACTTCACGCGTTAGCTACGTTACCAAGTCAATGAAGACCCGACAACTAGTTGACATCGTTTAGGGCGTGGACTACCAGGGTATCTAATCCTGTTTGCTCCCCACGCTTTCGTGCATGAGCGTCAGTATTGGCCCAGGGGGCTGCCTTCGCCATCGGTATTCCTCCACATCTCTACGCATTTCACTGCTACACGTGGAATTCTACCCCCCTCTGCCATACTCTAGCCCGCCAGTCACCAATGCAGTTCCCAGGTTAAGCCCGGGGATTTCACATCGGTCTTAGCGAACCGCCTGCGCACGCTTTACGCCCAGTAATTCCGATTAACGCTCGCACCCTACGTATTACCGCGGCTGCTGGCACGTAGTTAGCCGGTGCTTATTCTTCCGGTACCGTCATCCTCCACCCGTATTAGGGACGAAGTTTTCTTTCCGGACAAAAGTGCTTTACAACCCGAAGGCCTTCTTCACACACGCGGCATTGCTGGATCAGGGTTGCCCCCATTGTCCAAAATTCCCCACTGCTGCCTCCCGTAGGAGTCTGGGCCGTGTCTCAGTCCCAGTGTGGCTGGTCGTCCTCTCAGACCAGCTACAGATCGTCGCCTTGGTAGGCCTTTACCCCACCAACTAGCTAATCTGCCATCGGCCGCCCCTTGAGCGCGAGGTCCGAAGATCCCCCGCTTTCCTCTCCCGAGCGTATGCGGTATTAATCCGGCTTTCGCCGGGCTATCCCCCACTCCAGGACACGTTCCGATGTATTACTCACCCGTTCGCCACTCGCCGCCAGGGTTGCCCCCGCGCTGCCGTCCGACTTGCATGTGTAAGGCATGCCGCCAGCGTTCAATCTGAGCCAGGATCAAACTCTTCAGTTCAAACCTGTTACTGTTTTTCGGGCTCTTTCGAACCCGGTCGCTCACTCAAAATCACTGACAGATGATTCGATCAAGTCTTTCGACTCCATCAAACCTTCCTCAATTTCTTCCGTGTGAGACTCGATTACTTTCGCTATCCGGCAACCCGAAGATCACCGTGCGCCGCCATCGAGCACCCACACTTATCGGCTGTTAGTTTTTAAAGAACATTCGCAGGAAGCGCCTTGCTTTCACCGCGTTGCTGCGTCAGCAGCAGAGAAACGAGATTATGAAGAACCTTTTTCGTCTCGTCAACCGGTTTTTTTAGCATCGCCTGAAAAACCTTGCTGACCCGACCACCGCGCCGTTTCTGTCGCGGCCCCGCTCTGTCGCACACCACACCGTGCTCCCGAACGAGGACGCGAATCTTAGGCCATCCCGCGCTTCATGACAAGAGCGTGACGCAAGTTTTTTCGGGGTCACTTCTTGCCCGTACCAACAACCGCCTGCAGAGGAATCGCATCCGCCATCGCCGCGTAACCGGCGTCGCTGGGATGAATCTGATCTCCACTGTCGAAATTGCGCCGCAGCCGGGTGGGCTCGGCGGGATCGCGCAACGCTGCGTCAAAATCCACGGCGCCATCGAACGCATGACTCGTCCGGATCCATTGATTCACCTCCGCGCGAATCGCCTCGCGCTGCGGCGGAAGCGCAGCCGGCGTCAGCGTAGCGCCGAAAATCCGCAGTCCTCGGGTGTGCGCGGCCGCGATCACCCGCTTGTACCCGGCGATCAATCCATCCGCCGTCACCTGCGTGTGCGGGGAATCGCAATCCAGCCCGCCGTGCGGCGGCATCGCGGCGAAGTTGATGTCGTTGATGCCGATCAGCAGGATCACCGTTTTCACGCCGGGTTGCGCCAGCACGTCCCGCCCGAAGCGCGTCGCGAGTGCATCTCCATAACATGGCGAGTCGCTCAACAGCCGGTTGCCGCTGATCCCCAGATTCACAACTCCCGCCGATTTGTCGCCGCTCTGCGAAACCCGACGCGCCAACGCATCCGGCCAGCGACGATTCTGATTCAGGCTCGAGCGCATGCCGTCGGTGATCGAATCGCCGATCGCGGCGATCGTCGATGACGACGGCGCCTCGACCTGCAGTCCCGTCACCCATGCGAATTGCGTGAACCGTTGGCGATAGGCATCTGCAGAAGCGTCGTCGGCGTGATTGCCGGGAGTCGACACATAGTTGACCTGACTCGACACGCGATGCCACGCAACCAGCTTCTGCTCGCGCCCCATATAACTGCTGATGGCGTACGGTGCACCAGCTGAAATCCCGGTGCTCACCGGATCGCTGTCGATCTCCCCACCCGGCGGCACGCTAACGCCTGCCTTCCCACCGAACGTCACGCGCGCCGCCGTTCCGCCCTCAACGCCCGCCCCAGAGCCAGCACGCGCGATCCGCAAATCCTCGATCACGAGCGGCGCCTTCCCGTACGCGTTACTAATATGGATGCGCGCGACTTCGCCCGACAACGTCGGATATACGATCTGCCGAACCGTGCGCCCCGCGACATCAGGCGCGCGGTACAGCGGCGGCGGGTTCGACATCTGGGGAATCGGCTGAAGCGCCGTTGCCCAAGCGGTCACCCAAGGCGATTGCGCGTCCGCAGCAAAAACGGGGGCGGAAACCAGCAGAACGGAAGACAAGACCGCGCCACGTAAGGCGGCCAGAGAACGAGTGGTCATTGCGACTGATCGATGAAAAAGATGAAGGAGGTGTGCCGGGACACAAGCCGCTCATTGTGCACGATTGCATAGTGCAAACCCCTACCAACCTATCTCGAAAAATTTATTAACCGACCGGCCGGTTGGTTTATACTGCCGAACACACACCACTCATGACGAGAGCGTTCGACATGTACACGCAATCCCTCGACATTCCCGGCAACGTCGCCCCGCTCGATGCGGCCACCGGCTCGACCGAGCAGGCCCGTTTCGATGAAGTGATGGACGCCGACGGCAAGATCGAGCCGCAAGACTGGATGCCCGACGCGTACCGCAAGACGCTGGTTCGCCAGATTTCTCAGCACGCGCACTCGGAGATCGTCGGCATGCTGCCGGAAGGCAACTGGATTTCGCGCGCGCCTAGCCTGAAGCGCAAGGCGATTCTGCTGGCGAAGGTGCAGGACGAAGGCGGTCACGGTCTCTATCTGTATA
This genomic interval from Paraburkholderia sabiae contains the following:
- a CDS encoding SGNH/GDSL hydrolase family protein, with translation MTTRSLAALRGAVLSSVLLVSAPVFAADAQSPWVTAWATALQPIPQMSNPPPLYRAPDVAGRTVRQIVYPTLSGEVARIHISNAYGKAPLVIEDLRIARAGSGAGVEGGTAARVTFGGKAGVSVPPGGEIDSDPVSTGISAGAPYAISSYMGREQKLVAWHRVSSQVNYVSTPGNHADDASADAYRQRFTQFAWVTGLQVEAPSSSTIAAIGDSITDGMRSSLNQNRRWPDALARRVSQSGDKSAGVVNLGISGNRLLSDSPCYGDALATRFGRDVLAQPGVKTVILLIGINDINFAAMPPHGGLDCDSPHTQVTADGLIAGYKRVIAAAHTRGLRIFGATLTPAALPPQREAIRAEVNQWIRTSHAFDGAVDFDAALRDPAEPTRLRRNFDSGDQIHPSDAGYAAMADAIPLQAVVGTGKK